The Streptomyces sp. NBC_00459 DNA segment CAGACCCTCTCCGGGGCCACCCCGGACGCCTGGACCACCTCCGCCAACCGGGTCTACCTCAGCTCCGGCATCAACAAGGTCAAGGTGACCGGCGCCGGCGGCACCCTCGCTCTGGACCGCCTGGCCGTCACCCCGTTCACCGCCACCGACGCCGTCACCACCGGAAACGTCGTCACCTACCAGGCCGAGAACGGCACCCTCACCGGCACCGCCGCCGCCGACACCACCTACACCCAGGCCAACGGCACGGGCGTCGTCACCGGCATCGGAAACGGAACCGCCAACTCCCTCACCCTCAACGTCAACGCGCCCACGGCAGGCACGTACGCCATGACCATGCGCTACTCCAACGCCGAGGAACTGCCCTCCAACCACTACAACCCCGACCTGTACGCCGAGCACGCCGACGTCAGCGTCAACGGCGGCACCGCCACCCGCGTCAACTTCGCCAGCACCCTGCACTGGAACCAGTTCAACAACTACACGGTTCCCGTCACCCTCGCCGCGGGCGCGAACACGGTGAAGTTCACCGCCTCCCAGCTCTACAACCACGACGGCACCACCATCGGCCTGGTCTACTCGGGCGGCGGCAGCGACATCGGCCAGCCCATGCGGTCCAGCTCCGCCCCGCACCTCGACCAGGTCTCCTTCGCCCCGCAGAACCTCCACATCGGCGCCTCGACCGGCTTCTCCTCCACGGCCGTCGCCCAGCACAGCGGGTTCTGCCTCGAAAACCCCGGCCAGTCCACGGCGAACGGCACCCAGCTCCAGCAGAACACCTGCGGCACCGGTCAGGAGCAGCGCTTCGACTTCCACCCCGTCAGCGGCGCGACGGACACGTACACCGTCGTCAACCACTCCAGCGGCAAGTGCCTGGACATCTCGGCCTTCTCCACGGCCAACGGGGGCGTCGTCCAGCAGTGGACCTGCCACGGCGGCACCAACCAGCGGTTCACGCTGAACGCGGTCACCGCCCTGGGCAACAGCCACGACTACCAGCTCGTCTCCGTGAACAGCGGCAAGTGCGTCGACGTCAGCACCATCTCCACCTCCCCCGGCGCCCTCGTCCACCAATGGACCTGTGACACGGGATCCACGCTGACCACCAAGAAGAACCAGATCTGGCGGCTCGCCGGAAAGGACTGAACCACCGACACGAACATCATCTGACCGGGCGTCGTCGGCCCGCCGGCACTGTCCGGCGGGCCGACGACGCCCTTCGTGCCCGCGGGACTGTAGGACGTTCGCCCCTGTTTCACATTCGGTGGCGACGGAGCGTCGTGACGTGTCGTTGCCATAGTTGGTGTTTTCACGCGTAGCCCAGGCCTGAAGGCGCGGCGCCGCGCCGCGCCGCTGCCCGTCGTCACGGCAGCGAAGACGGGCGATCAGTACCACGCGGTGGCGGAGGAGTGGGACGCCGGCGCGTCCGGCCATCAGGCGGCCTCCCGCACTCCCTCCACCCCTCGCGGGAGGCCGCTTCCCGCGCCTCCGGCAACCCCGGCACCGACGCCACCGCGCACCCTTCGACGGTCTGTCCGACATCACGAGTGGTCACTCCCGTATCGGCCCGATGTACGGCCCCCGAGGGCATCGCGGCGCTATGCGTCCCCGTACGCCTCTCCCCCGAGTTCGAACCCGGCCGTCCCCGCCGTCGCGTCCGCCAGCCATGCCCGGAACGCCTCCACATCGGTGTCCGGCAGCCCGATCTCGATCGTGACGGCCTCGCCGTAGCGCACCTCGCGCACCTCGCGGCCGGTGGACCGCAGGTCGTTCTGGACCTTTCCGGCCCGCTGGTGGTCGACGGTCACCGTGGCCAGCCGGAAGCGGCGGCGGGTGCGGGTGCCGAGCACGTCGAGGGCTTCGCCGACCGCTCCCCCGTAGGCCCGGATGAGGCCCCCCGCGCCCAGTTTGACGCCGCCGTAGTAGCGGGTGACGACGGCGACGACGTACCTCATGTCGCGGCGCAGCAGCATCTGGAGCATGGGGACTCCGGCGGTGCCGCCCGGCTCGCCGTCGTCGCTCGCCCTCTGTACGGAGGCGTCGGCGCCGATGACGTACGCGAAGCAGTTGTGGGTGGCGTCGGCGTGCTCCTTGCGGACGGCGGCGACGAACTCCTGCGCTTCCTGTTCGGTGGCCGCGGGGGCGAGGGCACACAGGAAGCGGGAGCGGTTGACCTCGGTCTCGTGCACACCCGCGCGGGTCACTGTGCGGTACTCGTCCGGCATCCGGCCACCCTACGGGCGCCGACGTGGTGGATACTCACTCCTCGTTGCCAAAGGCCGCAGGCCATGCTTAATGCATAGAGAAGTAAACAAAGAAGTAAACGGCAGACAAAGAAGACCCCAAGGAGATCATCGCATGACCGGCGTCGAGGTGGATGGCAAGGACAATGCCGGGCCCGCAGGGCCGAGTCCTTCCGCGACGGTGTCCGTGCGGCCCGCGCCCCGCTGGCGGGCCTGGCTTCTGGAAGGGCTCAGCGAGCAGTCGGCCCGGCATCCGGGGCCGCACGCCACTCCGGCCGAGGACCATCGGGGCCACCGGTGGTGGCGGGTCATGTGCCTGACCGGCGTCGACTACTTCTCGACGCTCGGCTACCAGCCGGGCATCGCCGCCCTCGCGGCCGGCCTTCTCTCACCGCTCGCCACGCTCGTACTGATCGCACTGACGCTGCTGGGCGCGCTGCCGGTCTACCGCCGGGTCGCGCGGGAGAGTCCGCACGGCGAGGGGTCGATCGCCATGCTGGAGCGGTTGCTGCCCTGGTGGTCGGGGAAGATCTTCGTGCTCGTGCTGCTCGGTTTCGCGGCCACGGACTTCATGATCACGATCACTCTGTCGGCGGCGGACGCCTCCGCGCATGTCGTGGAGAATCCTTTCGCCCCGCACTGGATGCACAACGGGAACGTCTGGATCACTCTCGTCCTGGTCCTCGGGCTGGGCGCGGTGTTCCTGAAGGGCTTCAAGGAGGCCATCGGCATCGCCGTGGTGCTCGTGGGTGCCTATCTCACCCTCAACGTGGTCGTCCTCGCCGTCTCCGCCTGGGAGGTGTTCAGCCACCCCGTCAGGATCGGCGACTGGACCGACGCGATGACCGCGGAGCACTCGTCGCCGATCGCGATGATCGGGGTGGCGCTGCTCGTCTTCCCGAAGCTGGCGCTGGGCATGTCCGGCTTCGAGACCGGCGTGGCAGTGATGCCGCAGGTCAAGGGGGACGGGACGGACACGCACGAGCGGCCCGAAGGCCGGATCCGGGAGACCCGCAAGCTGCTCACCACGGCGGCCGTGATCATGAGCTGCTTCCTGCTGCTGTCCAGTCTGGCGACGACGATCCTGATCCCGCAGTCCGCCTTCGAGAGCGGCGGCCCGGCGAACGGGCGCGCACTCGCCTATCTCGCGCACGAACACCTCGGCGAGGCCTTCGGCACGGTCTACGACGTGTCGACGATCGCGATCCTCTGGTTCGCGGGCGCCTCCGCACTCGCCGGACTGCTGAACCTCGTACCGCGCTATCTGCCGCGCTACGGCATGGCGCCCGAATGGACGCGTGCCGTACGGCCGTTGGTGCTGGTGTTCATGGCGGCGGCCGTGTTCATCACGCTCTGGTTCAACGCGAACGTCGACGACCAGAGCGGCGCGTACGCGACCGGTGTGCTGGTGCTGATGCTGTCCGCGTCCTTCGCGTCGGCGGTCGCCGTGCACAAGCGCGGTCATCGGGCGGCCACGATCGGCTTCGGCGCGATCACCGTGGTGTTCGCCTACACCCTGGTCACGAACGTGATCGAGCGACCCGACGGCATCAAGATCGCGATGATCTTCATCCTGGCGATCCTCGTCACGTCGTTCGCGTCCCGGGTGCGCCGCGCCTTCGAACTGCGGGCCGCGGAAGTGACGTTCGACGATACGGCGGCCCGGATCATCGACGAGGCCGCGGCCGGCGGTCCGCTTCTCCTGATCGCGAACGAGCCCCAGGAGCACAGCACCCGGGAGTACCGCGCCAAGGAGTACAGCCAGCGCGAGCAGACCCACATCCCGGACGGCCGTCCCGTGCTGTTCCTGGAGGTGTTCGTGCGGGACTCCTCCGACTTCACGGCCGATCTCGCCGTGCGCGGCGACGAGAAGCACGGCGCTCGCCGCCTGCGCGTGGAGGGCGCGACCGTGCCGAACACCATCGCGGCGGTGCTGATGCAACTGCGCGACCGCACCGGCCAGGTCCCGCACGCCTATTTCAACTGGACCGAGGGCAACCCCTTCAGCCACCTGGTCCGCTTCCTGATCTTCGGCCATGGCGAGGTCGCCCCGGTCACCCGCGAGGTGCTCCGGCGCGCCGAACCGGACCTGGACCGCCGCCCACGCGTGCACGTGGGCTGACCCGGACCGGAC contains these protein-coding regions:
- a CDS encoding YigZ family protein — its product is MPDEYRTVTRAGVHETEVNRSRFLCALAPAATEQEAQEFVAAVRKEHADATHNCFAYVIGADASVQRASDDGEPGGTAGVPMLQMLLRRDMRYVVAVVTRYYGGVKLGAGGLIRAYGGAVGEALDVLGTRTRRRFRLATVTVDHQRAGKVQNDLRSTGREVREVRYGEAVTIEIGLPDTDVEAFRAWLADATAGTAGFELGGEAYGDA
- a CDS encoding amino acid transporter — protein: MTGVEVDGKDNAGPAGPSPSATVSVRPAPRWRAWLLEGLSEQSARHPGPHATPAEDHRGHRWWRVMCLTGVDYFSTLGYQPGIAALAAGLLSPLATLVLIALTLLGALPVYRRVARESPHGEGSIAMLERLLPWWSGKIFVLVLLGFAATDFMITITLSAADASAHVVENPFAPHWMHNGNVWITLVLVLGLGAVFLKGFKEAIGIAVVLVGAYLTLNVVVLAVSAWEVFSHPVRIGDWTDAMTAEHSSPIAMIGVALLVFPKLALGMSGFETGVAVMPQVKGDGTDTHERPEGRIRETRKLLTTAAVIMSCFLLLSSLATTILIPQSAFESGGPANGRALAYLAHEHLGEAFGTVYDVSTIAILWFAGASALAGLLNLVPRYLPRYGMAPEWTRAVRPLVLVFMAAAVFITLWFNANVDDQSGAYATGVLVLMLSASFASAVAVHKRGHRAATIGFGAITVVFAYTLVTNVIERPDGIKIAMIFILAILVTSFASRVRRAFELRAAEVTFDDTAARIIDEAAAGGPLLLIANEPQEHSTREYRAKEYSQREQTHIPDGRPVLFLEVFVRDSSDFTADLAVRGDEKHGARRLRVEGATVPNTIAAVLMQLRDRTGQVPHAYFNWTEGNPFSHLVRFLIFGHGEVAPVTREVLRRAEPDLDRRPRVHVG